A genomic segment from Epinephelus fuscoguttatus linkage group LG17, E.fuscoguttatus.final_Chr_v1 encodes:
- the LOC125904209 gene encoding uncharacterized protein LOC125904209 yields MGELRPKSHTSDVEAGPSDSSLHKNIGTGVQKNAAVCKKMRVNIFSCLLAFILGCNVTAAIIHRVVEEDGIILLECPDSVEGTVTWSRESNGNKIEILTCDGEQDKRHIHDPERRHRSFGKKLLYITRVIISDTGRYFCNDEPAVELMVNPAEGNKTPMTTSATTTPTAAATTETATPYLWQMCVRTVIGILYLIIMISITVTTWRKAQQITARHNRNRK; encoded by the exons ATGGGAGAATTGCGGCCAAAAAGCCATACCTCTGATGTGGAAGCGGGGCCAAGCGACTCAAGTTTGCACAAGAACATAGGAACTGGGGTGCAGAAAAATGCAGCAG TCTGTAAGAAGATGAGGGTGAATATCTTCAGCTGCCTGTTAGCCTTTATTCTGGGCTGCAACGTCACTGCAG CAATAATCCATAGAGTAGTCGAGGAAGATGGCATCATCTTACTGGAATGTCCTGATTCTGTGGAGGGTACAGTGACGTGGAGCAGAGAGAGTAATGGAAACAAAATTGAGATATTAACATGTGATGGTGAACAGGACAAAAGACACATCCATGACCCGGAGAGACGACACAGATCATTTGGGAAAAAGCTGCTCTACATTACCAGAGTTATCATCTCAGACACTGGAAGATACTTTTGTAATGATGAACCAGCTGTGGAGCTGATGGTGAACCCAGCAG AAGGCAACAAGACACCAATGACAACCtcagcaacaacaacacctacagcagcagcaacaactgAAACAG CGACTCCTTATCTGTGGCAGATGTGTGTTCGTACGGTGATTGGAATCCTCTATTTAATCATCATGATCAGCATCACTGTCACCACCTGGAGAAAAG CTCAACAAATAACAGCAAgacacaacagaaacagaaaatga